The genome window TCGTGGGCCGATGGGAAAGTTCGCGCACGGCTTTATCCATGTCGACCAAGTCGGGGCGCAGTGCGAGGTAGAGCGACGTCTCGAACTCGCACGCGTGATTCATGCCGCCGACCGCGTCGGATTCGCGCAACGATTCGGCGACCTCGCGGACGCCCGGCGCGCCCCAGTAGTTCACCGCCGCCGTCAGCGCGCCGGTCTCCACGACGGAGAGCCGCGCGATCACATCGCAGAAGGGCGTGTTGCTGCCGTGGCCGTTGACGATAAGAATTCGCGTGAATCCGTGATGGGCGAGGCTCTTGCAAACGTCGACGCCGTAGTCGATTAGCGTATGTGCGCCGATGGTGATCGCCCCGGGGAAATCCAAGTGATGTGGACTGAATCCGTGGTTGATCGGCGGCACGAGAACGACTCGATCCGCGGCCCGCGAGGCCGCCAGCTCGCAGACGCTCGCGCAGAGCAGCAGATCGGTATCGATCGGAAGATGCGGCCCATGGTCTTCCAGCGTCGCGATTGGCACGATGGCGACGCACGGACGTGCCGCCGCCTCTTTCACCTCGGGCCAG of Candidatus Cybelea sp. contains these proteins:
- a CDS encoding creatininase family protein, translating into MAPKYRYGELTWPEVKEAAARPCVAIVPIATLEDHGPHLPIDTDLLLCASVCELAASRAADRVVLVPPINHGFSPHHLDFPGAITIGAHTLIDYGVDVCKSLAHHGFTRILIVNGHGSNTPFCDVIARLSVVETGALTAAVNYWGAPGVREVAESLRESDAVGGMNHACEFETSLYLALRPDLVDMDKAVRELSHRPTKNYWTDLIAGDGPLAMMEHWSQLSESGVMGDPTKATAEKGKRLLDAAANGIVELVDELLARSSPPRKNHH